The following coding sequences are from one Paenibacillus stellifer window:
- a CDS encoding flagellar hook-basal body protein has product MIRGLYTAAAGMVTEQRRHDTATQNIANMNTTGYKQVESLNHSFPEVLISAMQNGTTKSIGKLNTGVFAEQSMSKFLQGDLVNTTKTTDFALSSDLSVTDPATGQNIVFDQSGKYINAQGQVTYQPQAFFTVQDTDGNELYTRNGSFTVDSTGNLLSSAGYKVLGANGQPVNVGALRSVDDLRVDDAGRVVNAATGTDTGIRLGVSIVTNPQNLVRDGNGVFHADDPATAGIRYAAAGDNVQVRQGYIEGSNVDVTQVTVDLNAAYRAYEANQKVVQFYDSTLDKAVNSVGRV; this is encoded by the coding sequence ATGATCAGAGGTTTATACACGGCAGCCGCCGGAATGGTGACAGAGCAGCGCCGTCATGATACGGCTACCCAGAATATCGCCAACATGAACACAACCGGATACAAGCAGGTCGAAAGTTTGAACCATTCGTTTCCGGAGGTGCTTATCTCCGCAATGCAGAACGGAACGACGAAGTCGATCGGCAAGCTGAACACGGGTGTTTTTGCGGAGCAGTCCATGTCGAAGTTTCTTCAGGGCGATCTGGTCAACACGACCAAGACGACGGATTTTGCATTGTCCAGCGATCTTAGTGTCACCGATCCCGCTACCGGACAGAACATCGTATTCGATCAATCAGGCAAATATATAAATGCGCAGGGCCAGGTCACTTACCAGCCTCAGGCATTCTTTACGGTTCAGGATACAGACGGCAATGAGTTGTACACACGCAATGGCTCCTTCACGGTTGATTCCACTGGCAACCTCTTAAGCTCGGCAGGCTACAAGGTACTTGGCGCGAACGGCCAGCCGGTCAATGTCGGCGCTCTCCGTTCAGTGGACGACCTTCGCGTAGATGACGCGGGACGAGTCGTGAATGCAGCGACGGGAACCGATACCGGCATCCGCCTGGGCGTCAGCATCGTAACTAATCCGCAAAATCTGGTGCGTGACGGCAACGGAGTGTTCCACGCAGACGATCCGGCCACGGCGGGCATCCGCTATGCGGCGGCTGGAGACAATGTTCAAGTGCGCCAGGGCTACATTGAGGGCTCGAATGTCGATGTCACGCAGGTTACTGTGGATCTGAATGCGGCCTATCGGGCCTATGAAGCGAATCAGAAGGTGGTTCAATTCTACGACAGCACACTGGACAAGGCCGTCAACAGCGTCGGCAGAGTATAG
- the spoIIID gene encoding sporulation transcriptional regulator SpoIIID — MHDYIKERTIKIGRCIVETRHTVRTIAKEFGVSKSTVHKDLTERLPEINPDLADQVKHILEYHKSIRHLRGGEATKIKYKKNTGKKREVAVAAKP, encoded by the coding sequence GTGCATGATTACATCAAGGAACGTACCATAAAGATCGGACGCTGCATCGTGGAAACCAGGCATACGGTCCGGACGATAGCCAAAGAATTCGGCGTTTCCAAGAGCACGGTGCATAAAGATTTGACCGAGCGGCTGCCGGAGATCAATCCTGATCTTGCCGATCAGGTAAAACACATTTTGGAGTATCACAAATCGATTCGCCATCTTCGGGGGGGAGAGGCTACAAAAATCAAATATAAAAAAAACACCGGAAAGAAACGGGAGGTAGCAGTTGCGGCGAAACCCTGA
- a CDS encoding phospho-sugar mutase, whose translation MTQLSPKAAETLERWLQDPSVDESTKQELRALSNDPKELEERFYRDLEFGTGGLRGVIGAGSNRMNRYTIARATQGFANFILETHKGEGLPSIVIAHDSRRFSPEFALETALVLAGNGIKAYLYPSLRSTPQLSFSVRHLSASGGVVITASHNPPEYNGYKVYNGHGGQLVPDEAEKVISYIFNIDSFNAVKRTTREEAEAAGLLEWLGEKEDEAFTDTVAAVSVGRADIAAGLGSNFKIVYTPLHGTGNLPVRSVLTKVGFTEVHVVPEQEQPDSEFSTVKSPNPEEREAFTLAIKLGEELGADLLIGTDPDADRMGAVVRDNEGKFVVLSGNQSGALMIHYYLSRLQEQGKLPSNGAVVKTIVTSEMGAAVASHYGATIFNTLTGFKYIGEKMTQFEASGEYTYLFGYEESYGYLAGNYARDKDAVLASMLIAEAGAYYKAQGKTLYEVLQELYEQFGYFLESLESRTLKGKDGVAQIQGIMSDWRQNPPKEIAGASVSEVLDYSVGLNGLPKENVLKYLLSDGSWFCLRPSGTEPKIKVYFAVRGESLDDAKSKVAALTQEVMGRVDGSSK comes from the coding sequence ATGACCCAATTGAGTCCAAAAGCTGCGGAGACGCTGGAACGCTGGCTGCAGGATCCGTCCGTTGATGAGTCGACCAAGCAAGAACTGCGCGCTCTAAGCAATGATCCCAAAGAATTGGAAGAACGCTTTTACCGTGACCTGGAATTCGGTACCGGCGGTCTGCGCGGCGTTATCGGTGCAGGCAGCAACCGGATGAACCGTTATACCATCGCCAGAGCAACGCAGGGCTTCGCCAATTTCATTCTGGAAACACATAAAGGAGAAGGACTTCCTTCCATTGTCATCGCACATGACTCCCGCCGCTTCTCACCGGAGTTCGCGCTTGAGACCGCGCTTGTGCTTGCCGGCAACGGAATCAAGGCTTATCTCTACCCATCGCTCCGTTCGACCCCCCAATTGTCCTTCAGTGTCCGTCATTTGAGCGCATCGGGCGGGGTTGTCATTACGGCGAGCCACAATCCGCCTGAATACAATGGCTACAAAGTCTATAACGGCCATGGCGGCCAGCTCGTTCCGGATGAAGCGGAGAAGGTGATCTCTTACATATTTAACATCGATTCCTTCAATGCCGTTAAGCGCACCACTCGCGAAGAGGCGGAAGCAGCCGGTCTGCTGGAATGGCTGGGCGAGAAAGAAGATGAGGCCTTTACGGATACGGTAGCAGCAGTCAGTGTCGGACGTGCCGATATCGCCGCAGGACTTGGCAGCAACTTCAAAATCGTCTATACGCCGCTGCATGGAACAGGCAATCTGCCGGTTCGGAGCGTGCTGACGAAAGTCGGATTCACCGAAGTTCACGTCGTGCCGGAGCAGGAACAGCCGGATTCGGAATTCTCCACGGTTAAGTCTCCGAACCCGGAAGAGCGGGAAGCTTTTACGCTGGCTATAAAGCTGGGCGAGGAGCTCGGAGCTGATCTGCTGATCGGTACGGACCCTGACGCGGACCGCATGGGCGCTGTTGTACGGGATAATGAAGGCAAATTTGTTGTTCTGTCCGGCAACCAGTCCGGAGCTCTCATGATCCACTACTATCTGAGCCGTCTGCAGGAACAAGGCAAGCTGCCGAGCAACGGTGCGGTCGTCAAGACCATCGTGACCAGTGAAATGGGCGCAGCCGTTGCCTCCCATTATGGCGCTACCATATTCAACACGCTGACAGGCTTCAAATATATCGGCGAGAAGATGACGCAATTCGAAGCTTCGGGCGAATACACATATCTCTTCGGCTATGAGGAAAGCTATGGATACCTCGCCGGCAACTATGCCCGGGACAAGGATGCCGTTCTGGCCTCCATGCTGATCGCCGAGGCGGGCGCTTATTACAAAGCTCAAGGCAAGACACTGTACGAAGTGCTTCAGGAGCTGTATGAACAGTTCGGATACTTCCTGGAGAGCCTGGAATCCCGTACGCTGAAAGGCAAGGACGGGGTTGCCCAGATCCAGGGTATTATGAGCGACTGGCGGCAGAATCCGCCGAAGGAAATCGCCGGCGCTTCCGTCAGCGAGGTGCTCGATTACTCGGTCGGCCTGAATGGGCTTCCGAAAGAAAATGTGCTGAAATATTTGCTGTCTGACGGATCATGGTTCTGCCTGCGTCCTTCGGGAACAGAACCGAAGATCAAGGTTTACTTTGCCGTTCGAGGAGAGTCGCTGGATGACGCCAAGTCGAAGGTAGCCGCTCTCACTCAAGAGGTTATGGGGCGGGTAGACGGCAGTTCTAAGTAA
- a CDS encoding DNA-directed RNA polymerase subunit beta: protein MKEEGQLTEDKMPARRKRSKWTIIQWFVIPLLLLLALGGGMAAGYVILGKKELSDVFQWSTWKHVYDLVFAP from the coding sequence TTGAAAGAAGAAGGACAATTGACTGAGGATAAGATGCCGGCCAGACGCAAACGGTCAAAATGGACTATAATTCAATGGTTTGTGATCCCTCTGCTGCTTCTGCTGGCTCTAGGCGGCGGCATGGCCGCCGGTTATGTGATTCTCGGCAAAAAAGAACTCAGCGATGTGTTCCAATGGAGCACATGGAAGCATGTATACGATTTGGTGTTTGCGCCTTGA
- a CDS encoding DUF5693 family protein: MQQKWQRWNVGARKWLWLLVLIGLLGAHPVVGDRLQTEKSSKTVEFVFDYRDLVEAASYRANPQDYISDQLNRLKDAGIGSMAVYESTLDDYRRARRVMYWGAQDIANLTDSVIPENENYTYVLFTSRENYDQLSPTIRDTFNGLGITTENWNFRGQQGLIIRTPLEDALLKPLAPDEATLDMLKAKGFSIVPRLVDSLPYNEEKMNELMDRFKALGVTRVLFEGDSVKGFNDDEDKQSLSSFAKLLKDHGIGVATIENLKQQQKGFNKLAYMLDYNVVRLYSLSEKDSTLKPETIVDRFALATKDRNIRMLYLNTAPTRNTAKAEVQDSIDNLITSLTGPDGAISKIKSNGFTIGTATAFDVADSSYQRYAKLVAVIGAVAMIALMISYFIPWLTLPAWIVGLLGSAGLLLLKPVLFEQALALAVAISAPTVAVVMAVRKLNASGPPLASESQGGTERRDRTVAFAAASPQRRLLQSLFLYVKTAVISLSAVPFVIALLNNITYALVLNQFRGVSLLHIAPIGLVAIYVLLYRGEFTLNKTGKLLRTPITLAMVIAAAVLGIVGLYYLSRTGNSGTASSYELAFRNFMENTFGVRPRSKEFLLAHPMMVLGAFLALKYRKANYLMIVAVIGQLSMIDTFAHIHSPVLISLVRGLLGLGLGAILGVIAVFVWQIAEGCWKRWSPLQKR; the protein is encoded by the coding sequence GTGCAACAGAAATGGCAGCGTTGGAATGTAGGCGCTAGAAAGTGGCTCTGGCTCCTGGTTCTGATCGGGTTGCTTGGAGCACATCCGGTAGTGGGCGATCGCCTGCAGACGGAGAAGTCGTCCAAGACCGTTGAGTTCGTATTTGATTACCGGGATTTGGTGGAAGCGGCCAGTTACCGTGCCAATCCGCAGGATTATATCTCCGATCAATTGAACCGGTTGAAAGATGCGGGTATAGGCAGTATGGCTGTGTACGAAAGCACGCTGGATGATTACCGGAGAGCCCGGAGAGTGATGTATTGGGGTGCGCAAGATATTGCGAACTTGACGGATAGCGTCATCCCGGAAAATGAGAATTATACGTACGTTCTGTTCACTAGCCGGGAGAACTACGATCAGCTCTCGCCTACGATCCGGGATACCTTTAACGGGCTGGGAATTACGACAGAGAATTGGAATTTCCGTGGACAGCAGGGCCTGATTATCCGGACACCTCTGGAAGATGCGCTGCTGAAGCCTTTGGCACCGGATGAAGCGACGCTGGACATGCTGAAAGCCAAGGGCTTCAGCATTGTGCCGAGACTGGTTGACTCCCTGCCATATAATGAAGAAAAAATGAACGAACTGATGGACCGTTTCAAAGCGCTCGGCGTTACCCGTGTGTTGTTCGAAGGTGATTCGGTTAAGGGCTTCAACGATGATGAGGACAAGCAGAGTCTGTCTTCATTCGCCAAGCTGCTGAAGGATCACGGAATCGGCGTGGCAACCATCGAGAATTTGAAACAGCAGCAGAAAGGATTCAACAAGCTTGCCTATATGCTGGATTATAACGTCGTCCGTCTGTATTCGCTGAGCGAAAAAGATTCGACGCTGAAGCCGGAGACGATTGTGGACCGGTTTGCGCTGGCAACCAAGGACCGGAATATCCGCATGCTCTATCTTAATACAGCTCCGACCCGAAATACGGCCAAAGCTGAAGTACAGGATTCGATCGATAACCTGATTACCAGCCTCACCGGACCTGACGGAGCGATCAGCAAGATCAAGAGCAACGGCTTTACAATAGGTACGGCTACCGCTTTTGATGTGGCGGATTCCTCTTATCAGCGTTATGCGAAGCTTGTCGCCGTTATCGGCGCCGTAGCGATGATTGCTCTTATGATTTCCTATTTCATTCCTTGGCTGACGCTGCCGGCCTGGATCGTCGGTCTTCTCGGAAGCGCGGGCCTGCTTCTGCTGAAGCCGGTGTTGTTCGAGCAGGCGCTTGCTCTCGCAGTGGCAATAAGCGCTCCGACCGTGGCTGTTGTCATGGCGGTCCGCAAGCTCAACGCATCGGGCCCGCCGCTGGCCAGTGAGTCGCAGGGCGGTACCGAACGAAGAGACCGCACTGTGGCCTTTGCCGCAGCGAGCCCGCAGCGGCGTCTGCTGCAGAGCCTGTTTCTCTATGTGAAGACTGCGGTGATTTCACTCAGTGCGGTGCCGTTTGTGATCGCGCTTCTGAACAACATCACCTACGCTCTTGTGCTCAACCAGTTCCGCGGCGTAAGCCTTCTTCATATTGCGCCAATCGGGCTGGTGGCGATTTATGTCCTGCTCTACCGAGGCGAGTTCACCCTGAACAAGACGGGCAAGCTGCTTCGGACGCCGATTACGCTCGCGATGGTTATTGCGGCCGCCGTGCTTGGCATTGTGGGCCTGTACTACTTGAGTCGGACCGGCAACAGCGGTACGGCGAGCTCCTATGAACTGGCCTTCCGGAACTTCATGGAGAATACCTTCGGCGTGCGTCCGCGAAGCAAGGAATTTTTGCTTGCCCACCCGATGATGGTGCTTGGAGCTTTCCTGGCGCTTAAATACCGGAAGGCTAATTACTTGATGATTGTGGCGGTTATCGGCCAGTTGTCGATGATCGATACCTTTGCCCATATTCATTCGCCTGTTCTGATCTCGCTTGTTCGCGGGTTGCTCGGTCTTGGTCTTGGAGCAATTCTGGGTGTGATTGCGGTATTTGTGTGGCAAATCGCGGAAGGATGTTGGAAACGATGGTCGCCTCTCCAAAAAAGATAG
- a CDS encoding flagellar hook-basal body protein, whose product MNNSTIGAAVTMATLQQRLDLIADNIANMNTAGYKSKEGSFEDVLTRVQQQSKDYDLEGRSTPLGYDLGFGVRIPQITTSWEQGAMLETGKPSDLAIQGGGLFAVQVNGVTTYTRQGDFHFTPDSANPDKMALVDNTGNPVLDSTGNPLSVQKDSSVAFDESGNVWLKKGENEPATLAGKLMLVEPKNENMLQAVDGGRFVLAGGVTAGQAFVQRQAGEAGGPAIRTGWLEQSNVDLNKEITDMMQVQRAYQLAARALSSSDAMLGLANSMSKL is encoded by the coding sequence ATGAATAACTCGACAATCGGCGCAGCCGTAACAATGGCCACCCTTCAGCAGCGTCTGGATTTGATTGCGGACAACATCGCGAATATGAACACGGCGGGGTACAAGAGCAAGGAAGGCTCCTTCGAGGATGTGCTGACCCGTGTGCAGCAGCAGTCCAAGGATTACGATTTGGAAGGCCGCAGCACGCCTCTCGGATATGACCTGGGCTTCGGCGTGCGGATTCCCCAAATTACAACAAGCTGGGAACAGGGCGCGATGCTGGAGACCGGCAAGCCCAGCGATCTGGCGATTCAGGGAGGCGGCCTGTTCGCGGTACAGGTGAATGGAGTTACGACATATACGCGGCAAGGCGATTTTCATTTTACGCCGGACAGTGCCAATCCGGACAAAATGGCCCTAGTGGATAATACCGGAAATCCGGTGCTGGATTCGACAGGGAATCCGTTATCCGTGCAGAAGGATTCCAGCGTGGCGTTTGATGAGAGCGGCAATGTGTGGTTGAAGAAAGGCGAGAACGAACCGGCGACGCTGGCGGGAAAATTGATGCTGGTCGAGCCGAAGAACGAAAATATGCTGCAGGCGGTAGACGGAGGCCGGTTCGTCCTGGCGGGCGGAGTTACGGCTGGACAAGCCTTCGTTCAGCGTCAGGCCGGGGAGGCCGGCGGACCCGCGATCCGGACCGGCTGGCTTGAACAGTCCAATGTCGATCTGAACAAGGAAATAACTGATATGATGCAGGTTCAGCGTGCTTATCAGCTTGCCGCCCGGGCCCTTAGTTCAAGTGATGCGATGCTCGGACTGGCCAATAGTATGAGCAAGCTATAA
- the fabZ gene encoding 3-hydroxyacyl-ACP dehydratase FabZ, giving the protein MLDVNQIQEIIPHRPPFLLVDKIIEIEMGVRAVGIKNVTVNEPFFAGHFPGYPVMPGVLITEALAQVGAVAILGVEANRGKIGFLAGLDGFRFRGQVRPGDTLRLEVEITRLKGSIGKGKAVAKVEDKVVAEGEIMFALS; this is encoded by the coding sequence ATGCTGGATGTCAATCAGATTCAGGAAATTATCCCACATCGTCCCCCGTTTCTGCTGGTGGACAAGATCATTGAAATCGAGATGGGCGTGCGTGCTGTCGGCATTAAAAATGTCACCGTTAACGAGCCTTTCTTCGCAGGGCATTTTCCGGGATATCCCGTGATGCCTGGCGTTCTGATTACGGAAGCTCTGGCACAGGTGGGAGCGGTGGCGATTCTGGGTGTTGAAGCCAACCGGGGGAAGATCGGATTCCTGGCAGGGCTCGACGGTTTCCGGTTTCGCGGACAGGTCAGACCCGGAGACACACTCCGGCTTGAGGTTGAGATTACCCGCCTTAAGGGCAGCATCGGCAAAGGAAAAGCAGTTGCCAAAGTGGAAGACAAGGTTGTGGCCGAAGGCGAAATCATGTTTGCCTTATCCTGA
- a CDS encoding rod shape-determining protein, whose product MLSKDIGIDLGTANVLIHVKGKGVVLDEPSVVTLESDTKKVLAVGEQARRMVGRTPGNISTIRPLRDGVIADFEITETMLKYFIDRVGGRSWYSRPRILICAPTNITSVEQKSIREAAERSGAKEVFMEEEPKAAAIGAGMDIYQPSGNMVVDIGGGTTDVAVLSMGDVVTASSIKIAGDKFDEAILKYIKSKYKLLIGERTAEDIKLNIGNVRPGGTQAEMDIRGRDMVSGLPQTLTISSAEVQEALWDPVSSIVVAAKTVLERTPPELSADIIDRGVVLTGGGALLTGLDELLAEELHVPVWVAEDPMHCVVKGTGIMLDHLDRVVKKKF is encoded by the coding sequence ATGCTTAGCAAGGACATCGGAATCGATCTCGGCACTGCCAATGTGCTTATTCATGTTAAAGGAAAGGGAGTCGTTCTCGATGAGCCTTCAGTAGTAACGCTGGAAAGCGATACGAAAAAGGTCCTTGCAGTAGGAGAGCAGGCCAGACGCATGGTCGGCCGTACCCCTGGCAACATCTCAACCATTCGTCCGCTCCGGGACGGCGTTATCGCCGATTTTGAGATCACGGAGACGATGCTGAAGTACTTCATCGACCGCGTCGGGGGACGGAGCTGGTATTCGCGTCCGCGCATTTTGATCTGCGCACCTACGAATATCACCTCTGTTGAGCAGAAGTCCATCCGGGAAGCGGCCGAACGCAGCGGAGCCAAGGAAGTCTTCATGGAAGAGGAGCCGAAAGCCGCCGCAATCGGAGCGGGCATGGATATTTATCAGCCGAGTGGAAATATGGTCGTCGACATCGGCGGCGGAACGACGGATGTTGCTGTGCTCTCCATGGGCGACGTCGTTACCGCCTCCTCCATTAAAATCGCGGGGGACAAGTTTGACGAGGCCATTTTAAAATATATCAAATCGAAATATAAGCTGCTGATCGGCGAGCGCACGGCGGAAGACATCAAGCTGAATATCGGCAATGTCCGTCCCGGCGGAACGCAGGCCGAGATGGATATCCGCGGCCGCGATATGGTAAGCGGTCTGCCCCAGACGCTGACCATCAGTTCGGCCGAGGTGCAGGAGGCGCTGTGGGATCCGGTATCGTCCATCGTGGTTGCCGCGAAGACCGTGTTGGAACGGACGCCACCGGAGCTTTCGGCAGATATTATTGACCGTGGCGTTGTGCTGACCGGGGGCGGAGCACTGCTGACCGGACTGGACGAGCTGCTTGCCGAAGAGCTTCATGTTCCGGTATGGGTGGCGGAAGATCCGATGCACTGTGTGGTGAAGGGCACGGGAATTATGCTCGATCATTTGGATAGAGTTGTTAAGAAAAAGTTCTAA